In a single window of the Botrytis cinerea B05.10 chromosome 12, complete sequence genome:
- the Bcbio2 gene encoding Bcbio2 codes for MATLRTTLLRPLRSNTHKLPSISLPLRFQVLNSKSYGTVSSVPPQATENTVTSQKDVYQEALNATEPRTNWTREEIKTIYDKPLMELCWGAGSLHRKFHIPGAIQMCTLLNIKTGGCSEDCSYCAQSSRYQTGLKASKMISVESVLAAARIAKDNGSTRFCMGAAWRDMRGRKTNLKNVKTMVSEIRGMGMEVCVTLGMIDAEQAQELKEAGLTAYNHNVDTSRDFYPKVITTRSYDERLNTIKNVRDAGINVCTGGILGLGENKSDHIGLLETVATLPSHPESFPVNMLVAIKGTPLEGNKKVEFENMLRMVATARIVMPKTIVRLAAGRGELSEEQQVLCFMAGANAVFTGEKMLTTPAVGWGVDSVVFNRWGLRPMESFEVDALKNDKPAAVSTTEIPVEESKAEMPGTVA; via the exons ACGGCACTGTATCATCTGTTCCTCCCCAAGCTACAGAGAACACTGTTACATCCCAAAAAGATGTTTACCAAGAAGCTCTCAATGCAACTGAGCCTCGCACGAACTGGACGcgagaagaaatcaagacaATTTATGATAAACCATTGATGGAGTTATGTTGGGGGGCAGGTAGCTTGCATAGGAAATTTCACATACCTGGAGCTATTCAGATGTGTACTTTGTTAAACATTAAAACGGGTGGTTGCTCAGAGGACTGTTCTTA CTGCGCCCAGTCATCACGCTATCAAACCGGTCTCAAAGCTTCCAAAATGATATCCGTTGAATCCGTCCTCGCCGCTGCCCGTATCGCTAAGGACAATGGCAGCACCCGTTTCTGTATGGGAGCCGCCTGGCGCGATATGCGTGGTCGTAAAACCAATCTCAAAAATGTTAAAACAATGGTTAGCGAAATCCGTGGCATGGGCATGGAAGTATGCGTTACTCTTGGAATGATTGATGCGGAGCAAGCTCAGGAACTCAAGGAAGCAGGTTTGACTGCTTATAATCATAACGTGGATACTTCTAGAGATTTTTATCCAAAGGTCATTACAACGAGGAGTTATGATGAAAGATTGAACACGATTAAGAACGTTAGGGATGCAGGCATTAATGTTTGTACTGGAGGAATTTTGGGGCTGGGTGAAAATAAGAGTGATCATATCGGACTCTTGGAGACGGTGGCTACGTTACCTTCGCATCCGGAATCTTTTCCTGTGAACATGTTGGTAGCCATCAAAGGAACTCCACTGGAAGGAAACAAAAAGGTGGAATTTGAGAACATGTTGAGAATGGTAGCCACAGCTCGAATCGTCATGCCAAAAACCATCGTACGATTGGCAGCCGGAAGAGGAGAATTGAGCGAAGAACAGCAAGTTCTATGCTTCATGGCCGGTGCCAACGCTGTATTCACCGGCGAGAAGATGTTAACAACTCCTGCCGTTGGATGGGGAGTTGACTCCGTCGTTTTCAACAGATGGGGCTTACGCCCCATGGAAAGTTTCGAAGTTGATGCTTTGAAAAACGACAAGCCAGCTGCGGTCTCGACTACAGAGATCCCGGTGGAGGAAAGTAAGGCAGAAATGCCTGGGACTGTTgcatga